AAATAATAGTGCTACTATTAATAAAATATGGATCGACGAAATCAAAATTTTTTCTAAATAGTTGTAAGAGTTCGGATTCAATCTGACATTCTGGTATAGGCACGCCCCGGGTTTTCCGCGGCGGTTCCTGGAACGACCTCCCGAGGAACGTCCGCTCAGCGTACCGCAACAGGAGCAGGCCCGGTTGCCGGAATATTTACTTGGGCTTCCGCCTGGTTCTGCCCCCAGGTCAGGCAAGGTGAGCAAGGTAGGGTGGATTGAGCGGAGCGAATCCAACCTCCGGCAAGGCAGCGGCGGGGGGGCAGCAGGGCGCAGCGAAGCGGGACGCGGAGCCGCCTGCTGCCCTGGAAGAACAGATTGTGTTCTTTACCCTGGGGTAGTCTCCATGTTTGGACATCATGTTTTCTCTAAACATACCATGAAGAAGCAGGAAGAATGCCGCATATGTTTTTACCGCTTGTATATTTGATGTTAGAGGCAATGTTTAGGTGGTTTGTGCTGCTTTTTTTAGCCCCCTTTTGTCGCTTCCGAGCATGGAAGTCCCGGTCGGGAACAGGCCCTATAAGGGTGGCGGCATGGAAGCCGCCACCGGCCGTTGGGCCATGGATGGCCCTTCGGGCGGCCCCGGTCCGGGGCGACACGCGCAGGAGAAAAGCGGCAACCGGGGCGCCCTTTTCTTTGGTTCGTTTCTTTTGGGCGCGCAAAAGAAATGAACAATGCAAACTTTAACGGCGGATTCTAATCAATATATCGTTTCAATATATCGTTTGGTGTTTGTTGATAAAAAAATAATTGCAGGACAGTCTCTACAGGGTAATATTTTTTAAGTGTCGAAGGAATGGAGATGGTGTGACCTTGCACAGCGGCGGAACCAGTACCGGCACTGCCGGCTAACATCAGGACAAAGATTCGTAATTCGACATTCCCTGTTCGACATTCGAAAATAAATCAATCTTTAAACAGTGATCAAGGTAGGGTGGTTTAAGGCCGAAGGCCGTATCCACCCCCCGGCAAGGCCATTGATAAGCGAATTGGAGGATGACGAAGAGAGAGGAAGGGCGCACCGAATGGAGAAGAGATTTTTATTGCTGTTTGTCATAATCCTGCTATTTCCAGCGTTCTGTTCTGCCTCCCGGGGCATATCCATTCGTCCGGTTGCTCCCACAGGCCAGAAGGTGACAGGTGATAACTGGCTCTTTGTAATAGGTATCGACAGCTATCTCCACTGGCCGAGGCTCAAGACAGCGGTAAACGACGCCCGTAGCGTGCGGGACGTGCTCCTTGAGCGGTATCACTTTGACAGGTCCCATCTCATAGAGCTTTATGATGAGGATGCCACCCGGAAAAACATCATAGGCAAGCTCCGCTACCTTGCGAAGCATGTCAGGGAAGACGATACGCTGTTCATTTTCTATGCCGGCCACGGGCACCTTGACTCCATCACCAAGGAGGGTAGCTGGATACCTGTCGAGAGCGGAGTGAGGGATGCGTCCAGTTGGATAACCAACCACGACATCAAGAACTATCTCAAGGTTGACGCCATCAAGGCAAAGCACATCCTGCTGGTTTCAGACTCCTGTTTTGCCGGAGATTTTTTCCGTGGTCACCGTGGAAAGCTCCCTGAGGTCACCGAGAAGGTGATCAGGAAGGCCTGGGAGCTTCCGTCGCGCCAGGCCATCACATCTGGTGGGCTTGAGCCTGTGAGTGACGCCGGTTTTGGAGGCAACAGCGTATTTTCCCATTTTCTCATAGCGGCGCTCAAGGAGAACCGCAAGCCCTACTTGATTCCTTCTGATCTCTATCCTTACATCCAGGCTGGTGTGATAGAGAACGCGGAGCAGTATCCCCAGTATGGAATCCTGCAGGGCACAGGTGGCAGTCAGGGAGGTGAGTATGTTTTTTTTCTTAAGCAGGGGGCCCGGCTTGACGACCTTTCGGCCCAGGCCCGTGCGCGCCAGGCGGAGCTTGAGTGTTTGAAGAGGCTGGAGGCCCAGCAGGAGGCGGCCCGCAGGCGCGAGGCAGCCGAGATAGCCAGGCGCGAGGCGGAGCTGTCGGCCCTTGATGCCCGTATTGCCGAGATGAGGAGAAAACTCGGTACTTCTGCCGCAACCTCTTCAGACAACCTTGACAACATGTTGGCCATGGTGAGGCAGAAGGAGGCCCAGCAGAGACGGCTCGAGGAGTTAAAACGCAAGCGTGAGGAAGAGGAGAAAAAGCGCAGGGCAGAGCTCGAGCGCTTGAAGGCAGAAAAGCGTGAAAAGCTCAAGAAACAGCTTCAGGCAGATATCGACAAGTACAAAGCCATCGTCTCCTCTCCCTTTGGAAAGGATATGAAGGATGCGGCTTGGAAGAGCCTTGTCTCTAAGTATCCAGGGGCGGCCGAGGTTCCTGTGGGCCGTATTGATATTTTTAGGTTTGTAGTGGTTTACGGCATCAAGTATGAGTTGAGAAAACCGTTTATCGAGCCAATTACCGGGATGGAGTTCGTGTGGGTTCCCGGCGGGTGTTTTGAGATGGGGTGCGGATCATGGCAAAGCGATTGTGACAGCGACGAGAAGCCTGTTCATGAGGTGTGCGTCGATGGTTTCTGGATTGGAAAGTACGAGGTGACCCAGGGGCAGTGGAAGCGGGTAATGGGAAATAACCCGTCCAAATTCAAGAAAGGGGATGATTATCCAGTGGAGAGAGTTTCATGGGATGATGCCCAGGAGTTTATAAAAAGGCTCAACTCAAAAAGCGGCCGTACCTTTCGTCTTCCTACAGAGGCGGAGTGGGAATACGCATGCAGGAGCGGCGGGAAGGAGGAAAAATATTGCGGTGGAAGCGCTGTTGACCGTCTGGCTTGGTATTGGGGGAACAGTGGCGGATCAACCCATCGGGTTGGCACAAAGGCCCCCAACGGCCTTGGCATCCATGACATGAGCGGTAACGTCTGGGAGTGGTGTGAGGATTGGTATGATGAGGATTATTACAGGAACAGCCCTCGCAATAACCCGAAATGCCCTTCATCAGGCTCGTACCGGGTTTCTCGCGGCGGTTCCTGGTACTTCAACCCGAGGTTCGTCCGCTCAGCGTACCGCAACAGGTTCAGGCCCAGGAACCGGCTTAATTACTTGGGCTTCCGCCTGGTTCTGCCCCCAGGTCAGGCAAGGTGAGCAAGGTAGGGTGGATTGAGCGGAGCGAATCCAACCTCCGGCAAGGCAGCGGCGGGGGGCAGCAGGGCGCAGCGAAGCGGGACGCGGAGCCGCCTGCTGCCCTGGAAGAACAGATTGTGTTCTTTACCCTGGGGTAGTCTCCATGTTTGGACATCATGTTTTCTCTAAACATACCATGAAGAAGCAGGAAGAATGCCGCATATGTTTTTACCGCTTGTATATTTGATTTTAGAGGCAATGTTTAGGTGGTTTGTGCTGCTTTTTTTAGCCCCCTTTTGTCGCTTCCGAGCATGAAAGTCCCGGTCGGGAACAGGCCCTATAAGGGTGGCGGCATGGAGGCCGCCACCGGCCGTTGGGCCATGGATGGCCCTTCGGGCGGCCCCGGTCCGGGGCGACACGCGCAGGAGAAAAGCGGCAACCGGGGCGCCCTTTTCTTTGGTTCGTTTCTTTTGGGCGCGCAAAAGAAATGAACAATGCAAACTTTAACGGTGGATTCGTCGTCCTGCCAAAACGGGACTCCTTGATAACACTTATCGTTTTTTATTTTTTGTAAATTCCTCCGAAAATTTTTTGGGATTTAGGATTAAAATCCCCATATAGTTCTCGATTTGTTTTAGATGTTGATCTCCTGAAATAATATATTGAGCTTTTAAAGCTACAGCACATTCTATAAATTTATTGTCGTCTGGATCATCATGCACAATACTTAAAACGGGGGTTTTAGCTGTGAAAATGATATGATGGCCTTCTGCAAAAATATCCAATAATTCTTGTAATTCTTTTCCATCTTGAAGCCCCAATCTTTTCAGGACAGCTATATATTCATCAACAATTTTATTGGAAAGACATAGTGTAATTTCACCTTTTTTCCATAAATCAATTACCTTTTTAGGATTCCCTCCAAAAAATGAAGAAATAAAAACACTTGTATCAACCACAACTTTAATCATTTTTTGTTCTAACTTGATGAATAATTGAATCTATATCATCCTTAGAGAAACCATGCTTTTTTATTTTTGTTCCAATTCGTTCCCATAATTCATCAATATATTGACCAATGTCACGATTTTTAACATAAGATTCTAATAATTCCCTTATAATTTCACTTACATTCTTTCCTTCAGCCTTAGCCAGCCTGGAAACTTTGTTTTTTAAATCAGGATCAATGCGGACTATTACTTGGGTGGTCATTTTAAACCTCGCATGTTTTGATATATTGTTATTACAATATGGCTTCCGCAAGAAGGACAGTCAATAAAAGGTTGCATCTCAGGCATTTGAAGCCGCAAGAGGCTCAGAATTTTACCGAATCTGCTGTTTTGTCGGCCAGTTGAAATACCGTATAGTATGTCTGCGTGCCCTCCGCCTTGCATCTTGGGCAAATTTCCGAGCTGCATAATCTGTGGTTTAAGGTAAGTGTATGCCATTTTTACGCTGACAGGCTGTATAGCAGTCGCATTTATTCTGCTGGTTCCGGGCATTAGACCTGGACAAGGAGTGTTTAACTCAGGGGCAGGGGGTGTGGTAGAAACAAAGAATTGAATAAATTTGTGTTGTCTCACTCTATATAAAGATAATCCCAGATTATGCACTTCAAATGCCTGAGGAAAGTAATTTTTATGAATTATTGGATAGTTAGCATGCATCTTTTCCCGTTGTGGCTTCACCCAAAAGGTGAAGTTCAATCCGTGATAAATCCTCAGGCATCTGAAGCCACAAGGGCTCGTAATTTAATGAATTTTCCGCAAACTTGCGAGCTGCATAAATTTGGGATGAAATTCAAGATGATAGATTGGTCCTCGTGGTCGTAAGTTGGACACAGGAAAGACGTTTACAAGAATCTCTCATGAATTTAATTGAGATTAGGGATTATGCAGATGACAATACACCACCTTCGACTCCTCCGGCACTTTACATTGCTGCTCATTTCCTTTCTTCTCCTGGCTGGGCGCACTTTCCCGGCCTTAGCCTCATCTTCTTCCCCTGGCTGGAACAGTGCGCCTTCCCGGCTCAAACAGGCCCCGGGTGTTGTGGAGCAAGATGGATGGATCTATGCCACTGCGCTTGAAACCGTGTCTCCAGGAAGCTACCGGCAGGATAAGGCCAATGAGATTGCCATGAAGAAGGCCCTTGCCTCTGCTATCCGCATGGCCGGTATGGCCGCGGTGTGTGGGCAGCTTACCGCCTCTTTGGAGCAGGACCAGATCCAGGATTTTTTTCTCCTGCTGGCCCCGGCGCTTCCTCCTCTTCGCCTTGAAAGGATGACTGTTTTGCGGCAATGGGAGATAGGGTATGGCCAATACGCCATGTGTGCGGTTCCCCTATCCTCCGCGGCAGGGGTTGTCTGCCCGTTTCCCGATCTTCCTTCTGCCATCTCCGCTTATCTCCAGTCAAATGCCTTGTCCCTTGATGGGTTATCGTTTTCCCTTGGTTTGACGCCGCGACATTCCAGGCTTGCCTCGTCCATAAGGGCACGGATGGGAGAGTTGTTAGCTGGAACTGGCCTTAAATGTTCGGTTACGTGTCCTTCCGGGGGTAGGCGAGGTTCCGGCTATGGAGGGGAAATATTTAAACTGGCCCTTATACAGCAGAGGCGGATACAGGCTGAATCAATGGTTATGCAAGCCCGTAAAGCAGGGGAAAAGGGCCGCTGGACCCAGGCATTGGATCTGGCCTCCAGGGCAATTTCTGTCTATCCGGCCTGTTCTTCAGCCTATCTGCTCATAGCTGAACATTTCATGAAGGAGGGACGCTATCCGATGGCTGTCCCGTTCCTGGAAAGGGCCTTGGCTGTCCCTGGCCAGGATCAAAAGGCCCTGAAACTTCTGGTCTCGTGCCTTGAAGGCTGCAATAGTCCGGAGGCGGAACTCTACCGCCTGATCTTGTCCCGGACCGGGCGTCGCCGGTCTGTGCCGGACCAGTGGAGCAAGGAGGCCACGAGGCTTTCGGATATGGGTGCCCAGGTCAGTCGCCTGGTGCTACTTAGCGCTGGCAACGCATTGGAAGGCCCTGCAGTCCAGGCGGACCAGGATTTTAAGAAGGCAATCACGGCGTACAGCCAGGCTACTGGGGATGAGGACGTGGCCCTGGTGCTGGATAAGCTTCTTGTCTCAAGGGACCGGTATCCATATTGTGCTGAGGCCTACAATCTTATAGGCGCCTGTTACCGCAATCTGGGAAGGCCTTTCCTGGCCATTCCCTTTTTGCTCCAAGCCCTTAGGTTGCGCCCTGGCTATGACATGGCCTTGGTGAATCTTGGAATTTGTTGCAAGGAGCTTGGGCTGAAGGGGGCAACAAGGTATTATTTCAGCCATCCGGAGGTGGCGGGCAGTGCCAATAAGTGGGTTGTCAAGTGGCATAGGAGGGTTATGGATGGCGGCCTGGATTAGAAGTGTTAAAAGCGTTTGCTGGATGCCGCGTCTTTCGGCCTTTTTTCTCATTTTATCGCTTTTTCTGGGGTTGGCTGCCCCGTCCCTGGCCTTCAAGGATATGCGCCTTCTACAGCCTTACAGGGCGCTGCTCGAAGAGCGTGGGAGGCTTTCGTCTCCGGGGGCCTATATATTCAGGATATCTGATGAAGAGACCGTGGTGGTGGGAGTGGGCCAGGGCTTTATCGAAGGGACGGACAAGGCCTGGATCGATAGGGCCGTAAGGTCAGCCTCCATTATGGCCAGGAGCAGCCTGGTCCAAAGGATATTTGGAGAAGAGATGCAGGCCGTTCGTACTGTCACAGGCAAACAGGGAACCATGGTCCACCGCCAGGAGCTTCAATCGGTCTCCAGTGCGGTGCTGAGGCGCGCCCCTGTGGTTGGGTCGTGGAAGGCCGATGATGGGGGTGCGGTGTTCGTGGCAGTGGGATTCGTTGTTCGTGACGGCCAGGTGGCAATGGATGCTGCCGGACAGAGGCACGAGCCGGTTGAAATACGACTTTTAGAGGGCGAGGAGCCCTTTGTCACCCTGTTGCGTCATAACTTTACCCTTGCCCTTTACGGCGGGGCGGAAGGGTTTGTCTTGCCCGGGGAATGCCGGGTGCTGCTGGCAAGCGGCAAGGCCCTCCTTTCTGCAGGCCCTGCCCGTGCAAGGCGTATAGCCAGGCTGAGGGCGGTAAAGGAATTGCTGGCAAGGCGCGACGGAATCACTATAGTTTGCGTGGAGCGGCTTTCCGAGGGAGAGGTGGTGGAGACAGATGGGGCTGTGGTCAGGACTAACCATCTGTCGGAGTTCATGGAGGTTCACAAGGAGGAGGTCAGCGGCGTAATCAATGCCATGCCGGTGGTGGCCGTGTGGCAGGATCCCGAGGGCGAACATCTCTATGTGGCCATGGGAAAGGAGTTTGGGTGTACAAAAGGAGAATAACATTTACGTAGAACGCCTAACTGCAACGGGAAAATCTGGCACTGTATGACTGGACCCAGCCCGACCGTACAAGAGTGCCATTGGGAATGCCAAACTTATGGCCATGCTTCGTGTATTGGTAAAGGGAAATATCGACCAGTTTTCCCCTCTGGTTAATGAGTTTGTAATAACAACTCTCTCTTTTTTCGATGTCAGGGGGAAGAATCCCGAGGCGGTGTATCAGGCGTTCGTATTAGGGATGCTCCTTAATCTGGGCAGGGATTATGAGATAAGCTCAAACTGGGAGCTTGATTACGGACGTTATGACATCCTGGTAGTGCCCAGGGAGGACCGGAGCCGTCCTGCAATCCTCATGGAGATGAAGAGCATAGCGGTTTTTTACGAGGAAGAGCCTGAGAAGGCCATCAAGGAGGCAGTGGAGCAGATAGGAAGGCGCGCCTATGCAAGGGAGCTGGAGGCCCGCGGTTTTACCAACGTCATCAAGCTGGTGGTGGTATCTGACGGCAAGAAGGTGTGGGTGAAGAAGGTGGAGGATGAGCATTTTCCTGCTCCCTTACATTGACGCAGAGGGCTTCACTGCAATGGGAAAATCTGGCACTGTTACTTGTTTTGCAGTTACAGGCATTAAAATGCATCCGGGTCTGCCCCCTCTCCTGATGATACCAGGCCCTTTTTTTCAGGCACTGGCCCTAGAGGAGCCACCTGTCTTTTGGGCCTTGGATGGGCCACCGCACCTGCCCCCTTTTCAATGGCCTTTCCCAGTTCCATGGCAGCCGCCTGGGACTGTGGAGACCATGCCATGACCTTGAGCACCATTGGCCTGCCTGTGAATGGATGCTTCAGTTCCTTGGTGAAAAGACCGTGGAGCCCGCGCACCTTCTGGCATCTGGCCACTGCCTCGATCTTCTCCTGAAACTTGCTGATGGCGTGGTATTCGTCGCTGCCTTCTCCTGTGGCCTCGTCCAGGTACTGCGCAAGGACCTCCATCATATCCTCGGTGGCGGCGAAAAACACCCGTTCACCCATAAAGGAGCGCACTGCTGCCATGGCCCGCAGCCTTGCCTTTTTTCCTGCCAGGGCATAGGCCTTGTCTTTGCGGCCGCCAATCACCTTGACCCCTGCCTGACCAAAGGCAAGCAGCACGTGCTCGCCGTGCTGGTTTATGAATACCCTTACTCCAGACAGACATGCAAGCTGGGAGGGGTCTGACGGAAGCTGGGCCAGCACCTCCTGTTTGGCCCGCTTTCTTGGGAGTGGGGCCGGGCCTCTTCCTTCCACCATGGTGTCAACCATGCGCTGCATATTCAGGGACCAGAGCGTGATCACCACCACCTGGTAACCATTGTGATAAGAGCCCTCAAATGTCTGGATGGTCTGGGTCCCCTGGACATCGGCAAAGGCGCAGGCTGCTGCCTTGAGAGAGACCTGGCTTATATTGCGCAACTTGTTGAGCCTGGCCCGCCTGGCATTGGCCGCGGCCTTCTTCCTGGCCTTGTTTGCCTTTTCGGCAGCAACATCCACCCCGGAATCCATGAGTTGCCTGTCCAGCTTGGCCTCCACCAGCCTGGCGCTTTTCTTTGCAATGGTATAGAGCTGGTCCAGGATCCCTGCCTGTGCTGCCTTTTTTCTGAAGTTGGCGCTAAAGTTAATGATCCGCTCCAGTTCCTTGCGCTCCTCTGGATTGATCTCGCGCTCAGAACTGCCGCGTCTTGTGGCAATATCCACTCCTAAAAATATGGCAGTCTTGGCCTTGGCCTCCAACTCGGCCCGCTGAAAGGCAAGATAACGGCTGTCGATGAAGTTCGGGTCAGAGGGCCTTGCATTGATCACGGCAGTTCCCACGCTGATATAGAGAAGCTTGCCCTTGTAGAGGTTCCTCCCTTCCTCAAACCCTTTGTTGTCAAGCCATTCGTAGGCGGCCTCCACAGGATTCCTGCCGTGCGGAAGCACAACGCCTGGATGGCTTGTGGATTCGCTCAATATCTTGACCCCCGGACTGGTTGCAAAAACCCTCCACTCCTGGACCTCAGAAGCCACGGCAGCCTTTTCGTCCGCCTCTGGCCCACTGGCATCAATAGATGACACAATGGATACCAGCATGACAATGAGACAACCTGCGGCCACAAGCAGCATGGATCGATGTAACATACCTTTTTCCCTCATTTTTTCTCCTCCTTTTATCACAACAAAAATATTACCATCAAATTCATCCTGTTACGGCAGCAAAGTAATCAATCTCAAGAGGACCGTTCCGTCTTCTCCGGTCTCTTCCCTGCCGATAACGGTTGCTCCCTGGTCAACCGATTCAAGCTCGGTGTGGAAAACTTCCTTATGGCCTTGTTCAATGGTCACGCGAAGGCGGCATTTGCCTTGCTCACGTCCCCTGGAGTTGATCCTCAGTACCTGCCCACGTGCCAAGGAGACCGTGCCGCTTTCACCCCTCGCAAGGCGCAGCTCATTTTCCTTGACCAGAGAAAAACTGGTGAATTCAAGGGCAAAGAGCGTCTCTTCTCCTATGCCTTCAAGGGCCGGGTCGAGATAATAGCGGTCCCGCGAGGCCTTGATGGTCTGAACCCTTACCACAGTGATATCCCTTGTATTTTCTTTTTCCCGGCCTCCTACTTGAACAGGCTCAGGGGCCGGTCTGCTGTTGAAAATGGCAGGCCGAGACTTACGTCGGACCGTATGTCTGGTGGGTTTTACGCTACTTCTGTGTGCCATTACCGTCTGGCAGAATGAATGACTGGCAAGCTCAGGATAGGCCTTGGCCAGTGGCTCCATCTCCTTGGCCGCCAGTCCGGCCTTGCCTGCTTCCACTAGGCAAGAAAGGCAATGGCGCAGTTCCACCTCTGGGAGCTCTATGCCGTTTGCCTGGGCGAAGCCGCAGGCTTTAGCCATCATTGAGGCAGCGTAGGCATGGTCTCCATGGCGGCAAGCCATATCAATAACCATGACCATGTCCTTCATATAGACATCGGCAGGCGTAAAGGTCCTGAGCCGTTTGAAAAACGGATCGGCCTCCTTGAACATCCTCCTTTTTAAAAGCGCCATGGTGTAAAAGTGGAGGGCATATCCTGATAATTGGTTTGGATGCATATTGCAGAATACCTTGCGGTAGAGCCGTTCAGACGCCTCCCGTTTCCATTCATCCGAGGCCCCAGTGTTCAACATGTAATATAGCTCAGCCAGAGGATAGAAATAATCTCTGGCCTCTGGCCCTGGCTTCTGCAGTAGTTTCCGCACCAGGGGTTCAGACTCCCACAGGCCGTCCAGCACCTCCTGTACCTGATCCTTGGCAGATATTTCTGAGAGTCCACGGAGTATGTGAACCTCAAGTCTGCGGTCCGGCGTGAGCAAGGCCTCATCCACAGTCGACAGGTAAGTAATGGTCTCCGGAGCCTTGATCTTGAATGAAAATTCTTCAGGCACACGGTCTCTCAAGGGATATGGCTGGCCTTCCAGGGCCACTTCCATCTGCTTTCCAGCACAGGCGGAAAGAGTCAGTATCGCCGCAAGCCACAAAAACATCATGACTGGACGCAGCCCAGCCGTACCGAAGTGCCAACTTCTTACTATTTCATATCGCAATGTCCCACCTCCATGACCTTTTCTTCATCTTTATCACATGCTGCAAAAGGCAAAACCAGTCCTCTCCTGCACCTGAGCGCAGATCCTTTGTTTTTCGCCCCTGTTCCTGTAGGATACGAGTACCTGATATTGATACCTCACGTAATCATTATACGGTACTTCCTTTCTGAAGCTGTCCAACCGTAATCCGTCTATTCTGTCCTCAATGAACTGGATGAAGTTGCGGCAGTCCAAGAAATTGTCGAAACTGGCCAGGACGAAGCGCTTGAGACCCTTTTGTTCCATCACGTTACCATTTTTGGCATCTGCCACAATGGTCTTGAGATGGGAGTGAATGTAGCGGACGTATTCATCGCAATTTTTCCCTACATTGCCCGAATCTTTTTCTACCCCTCCCGGTCCGCAGTAATAGGCGGCAAGGGTGAGATATGGGTCTTTGAACTTCTTATGGAGATCCGAGAGCAGATGAACGCCTACGTCTATATTCGTTGCCGGGTTCAGGAGAAGATCAGGCTCCACTCCATAATCACCAGCGGTCTTCGGCATGATTTGCATGATCCCTAAGGCCCCCTTGGCACTTCGCGCCTCGGGATCGAAGAAGGACTCTCCCCTTGCCACGGCCAGCACGAAGGGCAGTGGCAGCCCGTACCTGGCAGCGGCCTTGGCGAACTCCTCCTGGTAGGGATAGCCGCTGACCTCAATCGGAGATTCGAAAACAGAGTTTAGATCCTGTTTGACGCCCTGGTCCGGGGAGACGGAGCAAGGGGCAGCTCCAGGCATCCCGGCACCAAGCGCTGTCAAAAAAAACAGGAACAACATGACCAGCCCGACCAGTTTAACATTAAAGCCCGATTTCATGGTCCGTTCACCTCCCATTGAATATCAACTCTCCGGCTCCGGTAACAGACAAAATGCCGTTCGCACCTTGGGCCTTTAATTCCTGAAATCGTCTATCCACCATCTCCTCAAGTCTTGAATCCGAGAAATGGACCAGCACCTGCTTGTCTGGAAAGGCCCTGATTGCAGGATAGGCCAAGGCCATCTGCTCCAGGAACCACTCCCGCTCCCTGCCGCTCCTTATCTTCCACAACACCTCAGGAAGACTGGTTACGCCCCGGAACCGGACTCCGCCCCTGTCCGGCAGGCCGGAAAAGAAGAGATCGAATCCGGTGGCCCTGGCCCTTCCGTACAGTTCCACCCTGCCGGCCTTGACAAGCTCCATTAGTCCATCCAGACTTTCGAATTGGAGTAACACCCCCCTTACTTCAGGAGGCTTAAGGGCGGATTTTGGTTTTTCCTCCTCTGGCTCCGCTGGCCTGGCTGGTGGGACTGGCCCAAAGGCGGCCTGTCTCGGAGTTTCAGCGGTCAGGGCCGGGGCTGGAGGCCTGCGCGTAGCAACATGTGTGGGCGGAGATGGTTTCGGGGCAGGCGGTTGCACCGGGGGTGCCGGTCGGGGCCTAGCCTTATCCTCCTGGACCATAGGCATGGGAGATGCGATGGACATGCCTTTTTTGCCATCATCCATTTTTGTTCTGGGTTCTTTGAAGGGTATGCTTTTTACCAGGGCGAAGATTAT
The sequence above is a segment of the Dissulfuribacter thermophilus genome. Coding sequences within it:
- a CDS encoding SUMF1/EgtB/PvdO family nonheme iron enzyme, encoding MGTPRVFRGGSWNDLPRNVRSAYRNRSRPGCRNIYLGFRLVLPPGQAR
- a CDS encoding SUMF1/EgtB/PvdO family nonheme iron enzyme, which codes for MEKRFLLLFVIILLFPAFCSASRGISIRPVAPTGQKVTGDNWLFVIGIDSYLHWPRLKTAVNDARSVRDVLLERYHFDRSHLIELYDEDATRKNIIGKLRYLAKHVREDDTLFIFYAGHGHLDSITKEGSWIPVESGVRDASSWITNHDIKNYLKVDAIKAKHILLVSDSCFAGDFFRGHRGKLPEVTEKVIRKAWELPSRQAITSGGLEPVSDAGFGGNSVFSHFLIAALKENRKPYLIPSDLYPYIQAGVIENAEQYPQYGILQGTGGSQGGEYVFFLKQGARLDDLSAQARARQAELECLKRLEAQQEAARRREAAEIARREAELSALDARIAEMRRKLGTSAATSSDNLDNMLAMVRQKEAQQRRLEELKRKREEEEKKRRAELERLKAEKREKLKKQLQADIDKYKAIVSSPFGKDMKDAAWKSLVSKYPGAAEVPVGRIDIFRFVVVYGIKYELRKPFIEPITGMEFVWVPGGCFEMGCGSWQSDCDSDEKPVHEVCVDGFWIGKYEVTQGQWKRVMGNNPSKFKKGDDYPVERVSWDDAQEFIKRLNSKSGRTFRLPTEAEWEYACRSGGKEEKYCGGSAVDRLAWYWGNSGGSTHRVGTKAPNGLGIHDMSGNVWEWCEDWYDEDYYRNSPRNNPKCPSSGSYRVSRGGSWYFNPRFVRSAYRNRFRPRNRLNYLGFRLVLPPGQAR
- a CDS encoding putative toxin-antitoxin system toxin component, PIN family; protein product: MIKVVVDTSVFISSFFGGNPKKVIDLWKKGEITLCLSNKIVDEYIAVLKRLGLQDGKELQELLDIFAEGHHIIFTAKTPVLSIVHDDPDDNKFIECAVALKAQYIISGDQHLKQIENYMGILILNPKKFSEEFTKNKKR
- a CDS encoding CopG family ribbon-helix-helix protein, producing the protein MTTQVIVRIDPDLKNKVSRLAKAEGKNVSEIIRELLESYVKNRDIGQYIDELWERIGTKIKKHGFSKDDIDSIIHQVRTKND
- a CDS encoding tetratricopeptide repeat protein, which codes for MTIHHLRLLRHFTLLLISFLLLAGRTFPALASSSSPGWNSAPSRLKQAPGVVEQDGWIYATALETVSPGSYRQDKANEIAMKKALASAIRMAGMAAVCGQLTASLEQDQIQDFFLLLAPALPPLRLERMTVLRQWEIGYGQYAMCAVPLSSAAGVVCPFPDLPSAISAYLQSNALSLDGLSFSLGLTPRHSRLASSIRARMGELLAGTGLKCSVTCPSGGRRGSGYGGEIFKLALIQQRRIQAESMVMQARKAGEKGRWTQALDLASRAISVYPACSSAYLLIAEHFMKEGRYPMAVPFLERALAVPGQDQKALKLLVSCLEGCNSPEAELYRLILSRTGRRRSVPDQWSKEATRLSDMGAQVSRLVLLSAGNALEGPAVQADQDFKKAITAYSQATGDEDVALVLDKLLVSRDRYPYCAEAYNLIGACYRNLGRPFLAIPFLLQALRLRPGYDMALVNLGICCKELGLKGATRYYFSHPEVAGSANKWVVKWHRRVMDGGLD
- a CDS encoding PD-(D/E)XK nuclease domain-containing protein; this translates as MLRVLVKGNIDQFSPLVNEFVITTLSFFDVRGKNPEAVYQAFVLGMLLNLGRDYEISSNWELDYGRYDILVVPREDRSRPAILMEMKSIAVFYEEEPEKAIKEAVEQIGRRAYARELEARGFTNVIKLVVVSDGKKVWVKKVEDEHFPAPLH
- a CDS encoding DUF6844 domain-containing protein; amino-acid sequence: MREKGMLHRSMLLVAAGCLIVMLVSIVSSIDASGPEADEKAAVASEVQEWRVFATSPGVKILSESTSHPGVVLPHGRNPVEAAYEWLDNKGFEEGRNLYKGKLLYISVGTAVINARPSDPNFIDSRYLAFQRAELEAKAKTAIFLGVDIATRRGSSEREINPEERKELERIINFSANFRKKAAQAGILDQLYTIAKKSARLVEAKLDRQLMDSGVDVAAEKANKARKKAAANARRARLNKLRNISQVSLKAAACAFADVQGTQTIQTFEGSYHNGYQVVVITLWSLNMQRMVDTMVEGRGPAPLPRKRAKQEVLAQLPSDPSQLACLSGVRVFINQHGEHVLLAFGQAGVKVIGGRKDKAYALAGKKARLRAMAAVRSFMGERVFFAATEDMMEVLAQYLDEATGEGSDEYHAISKFQEKIEAVARCQKVRGLHGLFTKELKHPFTGRPMVLKVMAWSPQSQAAAMELGKAIEKGAGAVAHPRPKRQVAPLGPVPEKKGLVSSGEGADPDAF
- a CDS encoding lytic transglycosylase domain-containing protein: MKSGFNVKLVGLVMLFLFFLTALGAGMPGAAPCSVSPDQGVKQDLNSVFESPIEVSGYPYQEEFAKAAARYGLPLPFVLAVARGESFFDPEARSAKGALGIMQIMPKTAGDYGVEPDLLLNPATNIDVGVHLLSDLHKKFKDPYLTLAAYYCGPGGVEKDSGNVGKNCDEYVRYIHSHLKTIVADAKNGNVMEQKGLKRFVLASFDNFLDCRNFIQFIEDRIDGLRLDSFRKEVPYNDYVRYQYQVLVSYRNRGEKQRICAQVQERTGFAFCSM